A region of Marinifilum sp. JC120 DNA encodes the following proteins:
- a CDS encoding response regulator, with the protein MYKILIAEDDKISQKLAARFVNDLGHISFVSPHGKHAYEALKAENDFDVLVTDIMMPEMDGRQLVQTLRGDSQFMDMPIVIMSAVVGVSDISNLLALGATYFLPKPIDKEEFNEVINRCLK; encoded by the coding sequence ATGTATAAAATATTGATTGCTGAAGATGATAAAATTTCTCAAAAACTTGCCGCGAGGTTTGTTAATGACCTGGGTCATATCTCTTTTGTCAGCCCTCATGGCAAACATGCCTATGAAGCTTTGAAAGCAGAGAATGATTTTGATGTGCTGGTGACTGACATAATGATGCCCGAAATGGACGGACGCCAATTGGTGCAGACCCTGAGAGGGGATTCCCAGTTCATGGATATGCCTATCGTAATTATGTCCGCTGTGGTTGGTGTTTCGGACATTTCTAACCTTCTAGCTCTTGGGGCGACATATTTTCTGCCCAAACCAATTGATAAAGAAGAATTTAATGAAGTCATCAATCGCTGCCTGAAGTAA
- a CDS encoding chemotaxis signal transduction protein CheV, producing the protein MAKTEILLETGTNELEILEFYIDLPKSEDGPEERCHFGVNVAKVMQVIESPQLEHPESAENPCFMGTIPLRNHILPVLDLAVWLGMERKTQKYDIVIVTEFSQTVSGFQVSGVTEIHRVGWGQVLSPDKFMSSFDDSCIVGIVEREDRFIQLLDLESILADLDPTLGGDFDAPSAVATEAYNALVCDDSPTIRAMLEKSLRKANFRHTILHNGKEAQTTLMKIKEAAKQENRPVKDYVEIVISDIEMPLMDGFTLAKWIRDDPDLKDLPIILYSSIITKELRHKGESVGADDQISKPDLHLLPEKAIRLIESRKNH; encoded by the coding sequence ATGGCAAAAACAGAAATCCTGCTCGAAACCGGCACCAATGAGCTTGAAATTCTTGAATTTTACATCGATCTTCCTAAATCTGAAGACGGGCCGGAGGAAAGATGTCATTTCGGGGTCAATGTTGCAAAAGTGATGCAGGTAATTGAAAGCCCGCAACTGGAACATCCAGAATCTGCCGAAAACCCATGTTTCATGGGTACTATTCCGCTGCGCAACCACATCCTGCCTGTTCTAGACCTCGCTGTCTGGCTCGGGATGGAGCGCAAAACGCAGAAGTATGACATTGTCATTGTTACTGAATTCAGTCAGACAGTCTCCGGTTTTCAGGTCAGCGGGGTAACGGAAATCCATCGTGTAGGCTGGGGGCAAGTCCTTTCGCCGGACAAATTTATGAGCAGTTTTGATGACAGCTGCATTGTAGGGATAGTTGAACGTGAGGACCGCTTCATCCAATTACTCGACCTTGAATCCATACTCGCCGATCTTGACCCCACTTTGGGAGGGGACTTTGATGCTCCCTCGGCAGTAGCTACCGAAGCATATAACGCTTTGGTTTGCGATGACTCTCCTACCATCCGTGCCATGCTGGAAAAAAGTCTTAGAAAAGCAAATTTCAGACATACAATTCTTCACAACGGAAAAGAGGCTCAGACAACCCTCATGAAGATTAAAGAAGCAGCCAAACAAGAAAACAGGCCTGTTAAAGATTATGTAGAAATCGTAATTTCAGACATTGAAATGCCGCTGATGGACGGATTCACCCTCGCCAAATGGATCAGGGATGACCCGGATCTCAAAGATCTGCCAATTATTCTCTATTCCTCTATCATCACTAAAGAACTCCGCCACAAAGGAGAATCAGTCGGTGCTGATGACCAGATTTCAAAACCTGACCTGCATCTGCTGCCGGAAAAAGCCATCAGATTGATTGAAAGCCGCAAAAATCATTAG
- a CDS encoding cold shock domain-containing protein, with protein MSSKGVVSWFNDIKGFGFIKDEAGRDIYVHFSEVLRDGFKTLNVGEKVVFELIDEEMAPKATAVRIINY; from the coding sequence ATGAGTTCAAAAGGGGTTGTCAGCTGGTTCAACGATATCAAGGGATTCGGTTTTATCAAGGATGAGGCCGGAAGGGATATTTATGTCCATTTTTCCGAAGTTCTCCGGGATGGTTTTAAAACCCTGAACGTCGGTGAGAAAGTTGTCTTCGAACTCATAGACGAAGAAATGGCACCAAAAGCAACTGCTGTTCGAATCATTAATTATTAG
- a CDS encoding translation initiation factor IF-1: MAKEEGIEVEGIVQEALPNAMFKVELENGHVILGHISGKMRKYYIRILPGDRVKVELSPYDLTRGRITFRMK, translated from the coding sequence ATGGCTAAAGAAGAAGGTATTGAAGTAGAGGGTATTGTTCAGGAAGCATTGCCCAATGCGATGTTTAAAGTTGAGCTTGAAAACGGGCATGTAATTCTGGGACATATTTCCGGAAAAATGCGCAAGTATTACATTCGGATTCTGCCGGGGGATCGGGTTAAGGTGGAGCTTTCGCCTTATGACCTTACTCGCGGGCGCATAACTTTCCGTATGAAATAA
- the hflX gene encoding GTPase HflX, translating into MKRINRLADRRYNAPNGFTNEQARELSFLSHEIGRQLGLLINRQGKAEMILVGDPGSIYIPELPRSRQSEGRLRGLRLLHTHISGENLSEEDLMDMVFLRLDSVSVLASDPHGEPDFVQFAYLLPPGSGEKPYEQLAPVRWDRADMDLPAQIKALEDEFRRADRTRDTTDKRERAIVVSVSQDPKSVQERSLDELEDLADTAGLKVEGRLVQRIRKLNPKFIMGKGKLAELEVLALQADAEVILFDQELSAGQMRNLAKLTERKIIDRTQLILDIFAQHATTRAGKLQVEMAQLKYTMPRLVGKNRAMSRLMGGIGGRGPGETKLEIDRRRIKDKLTKLGKELKKVSRQRGFTRERRARAGVPVVSLVGYTNAGKSTLLNTLTNSGVLAEDKLFATLDPTSRRIRFPREQELILTDTVGFIRQLPVELKEAFRATLEELEAADVLLHVCDSSHPEVGEQIEAVNNIVADMNLDDVATILVLNKWDRLDDEQRELMRNTYPHGIPSSAVNRRSLNTLVEEILNSIDRLGHKI; encoded by the coding sequence TTGAAGCGTATCAACCGTCTTGCGGACCGCCGTTACAATGCCCCCAACGGGTTCACTAATGAGCAGGCTCGCGAGCTTTCTTTTCTCAGTCATGAAATCGGACGCCAACTAGGCCTGCTGATTAACAGGCAAGGTAAAGCTGAAATGATTCTGGTCGGTGATCCGGGATCAATTTATATTCCCGAGTTGCCGAGATCGCGTCAGTCTGAAGGGCGGTTACGCGGTTTACGCCTTCTGCACACCCATATTTCCGGGGAAAACCTGTCTGAGGAAGACCTCATGGATATGGTTTTTCTGCGTCTGGATAGTGTATCTGTTCTTGCTTCCGACCCGCACGGGGAACCTGATTTTGTTCAGTTTGCCTATCTACTTCCTCCCGGTTCCGGAGAAAAACCGTACGAACAGCTTGCTCCGGTACGCTGGGACCGTGCGGACATGGATCTTCCTGCCCAGATTAAAGCCCTCGAAGATGAATTTCGCCGTGCGGACCGTACCCGCGATACCACGGACAAACGCGAGCGGGCCATTGTGGTCAGTGTTTCGCAGGACCCCAAGTCCGTGCAGGAACGCTCACTTGATGAACTGGAAGATCTTGCCGATACCGCAGGACTGAAGGTTGAAGGGCGTCTGGTGCAGCGCATCCGCAAGCTCAATCCCAAATTTATCATGGGTAAAGGTAAGCTGGCTGAACTGGAAGTTCTTGCCTTGCAGGCGGATGCAGAAGTGATCCTTTTTGATCAGGAACTTTCTGCCGGCCAGATGCGCAACCTTGCTAAGCTGACCGAACGCAAGATTATTGACCGCACGCAGCTTATTCTGGATATTTTTGCTCAGCATGCCACCACTCGCGCCGGTAAATTACAGGTGGAAATGGCACAGCTTAAGTACACCATGCCCCGCCTTGTGGGTAAGAACCGGGCCATGTCCCGGCTTATGGGTGGGATCGGTGGTCGCGGTCCCGGTGAGACCAAGCTGGAGATTGATCGCCGTCGTATCAAGGATAAGCTCACTAAGTTGGGCAAGGAACTGAAAAAGGTCAGCCGCCAGCGTGGATTCACCCGCGAACGGCGTGCCCGGGCAGGTGTTCCGGTTGTGTCGCTGGTCGGTTATACCAATGCGGGCAAGTCTACCTTACTCAATACCCTGACCAACAGCGGAGTTCTGGCTGAAGATAAACTCTTCGCCACTCTTGATCCCACCAGTCGGCGTATTCGTTTCCCAAGGGAGCAGGAGCTCATCCTGACTGATACTGTTGGATTCATTCGTCAACTGCCCGTGGAATTGAAAGAAGCTTTCCGCGCCACCCTTGAAGAGTTGGAAGCTGCTGATGTTCTGCTTCATGTCTGCGATTCTTCCCATCCTGAAGTGGGGGAACAGATTGAGGCGGTGAATAATATTGTTGCCGATATGAATCTTGATGATGTGGCGACCATTCTCGTGCTCAATAAGTGGGATAGACTTGATGATGAGCAGCGCGAACTTATGCGCAACACCTATCCCCATGGTATCCCTTCCAGTGCTGTTAATCGCCGCTCACTGAATACTCTGGTGGAAGAAATACTAAATTCCATCGACAGGCTCGGTCATAAAATTTAA
- a CDS encoding IMP cyclohydrolase has protein sequence MDMLPVKRGVLSVTDKSGLAEFAAELAGFGVELISTGGTRKMLLDAGLEVKSVSDVTGFPEIMGGRVKTLHPSVHGGILADKDNPEHLSTLDEHGIKTIDMVCVNLYNFAKAVSEGQDLRNAVEQIDIGGPTMLRASAKNFHSVLVVPSPVHYPRILEDMKKNDGKVSLALRKDLAAETFALVSEYDSMIAKYLADHDA, from the coding sequence ATGGATATGTTGCCTGTAAAGCGTGGAGTGCTCAGTGTTACTGATAAATCCGGGCTTGCTGAATTTGCGGCTGAGTTGGCTGGCTTCGGTGTGGAACTCATCAGCACCGGCGGCACAAGGAAAATGCTTCTTGATGCCGGACTTGAGGTCAAGTCTGTAAGTGATGTTACCGGTTTCCCTGAAATCATGGGCGGCCGTGTAAAGACCCTGCACCCCAGTGTGCATGGCGGCATCCTTGCGGATAAGGATAATCCGGAACACCTGTCGACTCTTGATGAACACGGTATCAAGACAATCGATATGGTTTGCGTTAACCTGTACAATTTTGCCAAGGCTGTTAGCGAAGGGCAGGATTTGAGGAACGCCGTCGAGCAGATCGACATCGGCGGTCCTACTATGCTGCGTGCTTCAGCGAAAAATTTCCATTCCGTTCTGGTTGTCCCCAGTCCGGTACATTACCCTCGTATTCTTGAGGACATGAAGAAGAATGATGGCAAGGTTTCTCTCGCGCTCAGAAAAGATCTGGCCGCGGAAACTTTTGCACTTGTCTCTGAATACGATTCCATGATCGCCAAATATTTGGCAGATCACGACGCGTAA
- a CDS encoding tetratricopeptide repeat protein, translating to MSHLDYEINKELGECYLFMGELDKAEDYYKKAAGSNGVHPDPYIGLATIAVQRGEYDTAMSLYEKAHQVEATDKSFAGMGLIQMETSRQDEAFANFSQALDINISNMVALFGIIRIGHEAERMAEAIPFLERFLEVDPDKHEVRYSLAGLHICMEQKDKAVEQLEMILEKDPANEAAKELLSQI from the coding sequence ATGAGTCATTTAGATTATGAAATTAACAAGGAACTCGGTGAGTGTTATCTGTTCATGGGCGAACTGGATAAGGCTGAAGATTACTACAAGAAGGCTGCCGGATCCAATGGTGTGCATCCTGATCCTTACATCGGTCTTGCCACCATCGCGGTTCAGCGCGGCGAGTATGATACTGCCATGTCTCTGTACGAAAAAGCACATCAGGTAGAAGCTACCGATAAGAGCTTTGCCGGTATGGGACTGATCCAGATGGAAACTTCCCGTCAGGACGAAGCCTTTGCAAACTTTTCTCAGGCACTCGACATCAACATCAGCAACATGGTTGCGCTTTTCGGCATCATCAGGATCGGTCACGAGGCTGAAAGAATGGCTGAAGCTATTCCTTTCCTCGAGAGGTTCCTCGAAGTTGATCCCGATAAGCACGAAGTTCGCTACTCCCTTGCAGGACTTCACATCTGCATGGAGCAGAAGGATAAGGCTGTTGAGCAGCTTGAAATGATCCTTGAAAAGGATCCCGCAAACGAAGCGGCTAAGGAACTGCTGAGTCAGATTTAG
- the flgB gene encoding flagellar basal body rod protein FlgB, producing the protein MKGLFGSHIELTGKVLDLRLQRQNLVSSNLANVNTPGYKEKRLEFEDDLQKAMGLDAKGKMTRTSKMHIPNAFDADKFQGDVLSNFEPRVIHGENPVDMDKEMVTMAKNTLYYNALSQVIGKSFQGMTKIIQSGAR; encoded by the coding sequence ATGAAAGGACTTTTCGGAAGCCACATAGAATTGACAGGCAAAGTACTCGACCTGAGACTCCAACGTCAAAACCTCGTCTCCTCCAATCTGGCTAACGTCAACACCCCCGGCTACAAGGAAAAACGCCTTGAGTTTGAAGATGACCTTCAAAAGGCAATGGGCCTTGACGCCAAAGGTAAGATGACCAGAACCAGTAAGATGCATATTCCCAACGCCTTTGACGCAGATAAATTTCAGGGTGACGTTCTCTCCAACTTCGAACCTAGAGTCATCCACGGAGAAAACCCGGTCGACATGGATAAAGAGATGGTCACCATGGCTAAGAACACTCTTTATTACAATGCCCTCTCTCAGGTTATAGGGAAAAGTTTTCAGGGCATGACTAAAATCATCCAGAGCGGAGCTAGATAA
- the flgC gene encoding flagellar basal body rod protein FlgC, whose amino-acid sequence MNFFTALDIGASGLKAQREYLNVVSMNMANSRTTRTAEGGPYRRKSVSMESSPVLSPFETAMDQQLNQQLRGVTVRGVVSDTRPFKEVYEPNHPDANSKGIVKYPDINVVEEMVNMITISRSYEANAQSVDSAKRMFNRALRIGMGQ is encoded by the coding sequence ATGAACTTCTTCACAGCACTTGATATCGGAGCTTCAGGCCTTAAAGCCCAAAGGGAGTATCTGAACGTTGTGTCCATGAACATGGCTAACTCCAGGACAACTCGGACAGCCGAAGGCGGACCATATCGCCGCAAAAGTGTTTCCATGGAGTCCAGCCCCGTACTCTCCCCTTTTGAAACCGCCATGGATCAGCAGCTCAACCAGCAGCTTCGAGGCGTAACCGTCAGAGGCGTAGTCTCCGACACCCGTCCATTCAAAGAAGTGTATGAGCCAAACCATCCTGACGCGAACTCAAAAGGAATCGTCAAATATCCGGACATTAACGTTGTCGAGGAAATGGTCAACATGATCACCATCAGCAGATCTTACGAAGCCAACGCGCAATCAGTGGACTCCGCCAAAAGGATGTTCAACCGCGCACTCAGAATAGGAATGGGCCAGTAA
- the fliE gene encoding flagellar hook-basal body complex protein FliE — MSIRNVAMNAYSNAIQNQQKFDKKFDKTMDLHKADPNSFSETLTDSIKGVNELQGQKKAMIEEFASGKNQNVHELMISLQKASVAMTMTSTVRTKVMTAYQEVMKMPF; from the coding sequence ATGTCCATCAGAAACGTAGCAATGAATGCATACAGCAACGCCATACAGAATCAGCAAAAGTTCGATAAAAAGTTCGATAAGACCATGGACCTTCATAAGGCCGATCCGAACTCTTTTTCCGAAACCCTTACTGACTCCATCAAGGGCGTCAACGAGTTGCAAGGCCAGAAAAAAGCTATGATCGAGGAATTTGCTTCCGGAAAAAACCAAAACGTGCACGAACTGATGATCTCATTACAGAAAGCCAGTGTTGCCATGACCATGACCAGCACCGTCCGTACCAAGGTCATGACTGCCTATCAGGAAGTCATGAAAATGCCTTTCTAG